The nucleotide sequence CCTGGCCTAAGTTCTCCCGCCCCGTTGGGCCTGAAACCGATGTAACGGCGTGCGGATCGGCCGGCAAAAAAGTTTTCCATGGGTCGATCGATCCCCGGTTAGCTCCAGCGGCAGCCGTGTCGGGCGGCGTTGCTTTCTTGGTCTGCAGCCAGGTGTTAGCTGACGGCTTCGCTACTATTCACGAGCCGTCCGCCCTCACCGGTCGCTCATAAGCCGGAGTTCGTGATAGAGTGACCGGGTGAAACCGTCCAGGCCGGGAAAGAGCGATGCGGAGGTGACGTTCATTGCATGCAGGTCCCGCAACGCGTTCGTGTGAAGGTGTTGCGGCAGCCGAATCTTGAGAAGTGCGGTTTCGGCCGGCAACCGGTCGCCTTTCCACGGAGCGGCTTCTTTCTTTCGAAGCGCTTCGGGATCCAGCTCGAAGGTTGCCGCGAGGTTCTGTTCAAAGCGGGTCGCAATGTCGCAGGGAACCAGGAACAGGCCTTGCTGAATGGAGAGCCGCTCGTTCATCCGGTCCGGCGCCACGCTGATGACGAACGGGTCAGGGTCGCGTTTGCGCGCCAGGAATTCGTTGACCCAGTTTATGTGGTCGAGGTTCATGCGGTCGAAATTCTTGGACGGCCATTTGTGATCCAACTTCGCGGCGATGCGTTGTCCGAGGAGGGCGTGGTTGATGGCCCAGACGGCGGCGGCCTCGCGGCGCTTCGGCTTTTCCATCGCAAAAAACGCCGCGACATAAAACGAGTAAGAAAAGTCGAGCAACCGGGTTGGACCACCGTAGTGCTGAATCAAGGCCAACCATTCGAGCCGATCTTTACGGCGCGGCAGATCGGTCACGTAGTGATGGGCCCGCCGCTGGAATTGCCGCAGGATGCGCTCCTCCCATTCAGACAGGAAGGGCAGCGGTCCGGTCCGGCGGTTCGCCGCCCGGTAGAGGGTCGTTTCCAGCGGGTCATCGGCATTGGCATGGCCGCGAAAGATCCAGCCGTGCAGCGATGCGCCAAGTTCGCGTGCGGCGGGCCAATCAGCTGGTTCGATGGTAAGAAACACGCCATTGATCCTTATCGAGTCCGGGCCCAAAAGCCAGCCGGGGGGCGCCTGAGGCAAGCCCGCTTGGGGATAATCTTGGGATGTTCCCAGAACAACGGTTGGACGACGTTGAGATGATCTCTGAAGATTCCGGCAATTTGGGGCGTCCCAGAGCCTCGCCTGCCTTCGCAAGCGTCCGGCTCAAGGCAGCCGGCCAACCTTCGGTGCCCGCAAGCGTGCAAACGGATTATCGGCGCCGTACAATGACCAGGGTCCGAAGGGCACACGGGCAAGGTCCACAAATTTCCAGTCGCAGTGGTCGATGCCGCCCAGGCCCAGGTAATCGCGAACGGCCGGCGAGACGTCCAAGCCGGCGCCCTGGTTGGCGTTGGGCCGGGGCCGTTCCATCCCGAAAACGTACTGCCAGTGGTCCGCGGCAAAAGGGCCGACGTCCTCCCATTGCGCGTAGCAAACCCGCCTTCCATGCCGGATCGCGACCCAACGCCCTTTGCAAACCGACGCACCCTCACGAACAAAGGCGCCCCGGAACCACGGGACCACGAGCGTTGCTTCGGGTTTAGTGCGGTGATCATCGACGTCATTGTACGGCAACGCGACGTAAAAAGGGTTCAGACCGGGCACAAAGCCGGCGGGGACGAAGTTGCGCCGGGCAGCGGGGTCAGGAGTATCAACGCCGCCGTACCGCAACACCCAATCGGGATCCCAAGCGCTTTGTTCGTTGGAGACCGGGCGCTCCAGGCTCGCCGGCTCACCGACCCAGAACACGGTGGTGGTAATGTTATATTTCCAGGGATAAGGCCCGGCGACGGTCAGGCCGGCAGCCGGGGTGTTTCCGGCCGAAGCATCCGGCGTGGGAGGTAGATCCAACCGCGGCCTGGCGAGCCGGCTAACTTCCAGGGCTCGCGGCAGCGTCGCGGACGAGGTAGAAAGGTAGCGATCTTCAGCCCGGGCCGAAGGGTTGACTCCCACCGAGGCGACGAGCCAGCCGCAGAACGCCAAAAGCCAACCGGTGAGTCGCAGCCGCCGGGGACAAAGCCCCGGCGTGAAGGCCGGAGGGGGACGGATGAATTCCAGGACCAGGCGCATCGGACTTCGTTCCTCCTTTCGTATGCAATCCCGTACGGTTTAACGTTTTCACGGTTCATGGGAAACAAGAAATCGGCCCGCGAGCATAAACGATTCACCCGTCTGATTCTGTCCACCGGGCACGGGAGACTCGGCTCGCATGGGGGGGGAACCGTGAGCAGGTGGACTTGGGATATTCCCGGGTTAAGAGGGAGATGGTGTTGAGATCCTCTTGTGGCATCCGGCCGCCGGACCGATCTTCCGGCGACCTTCGATTCAACCCCGGTTACGCACCTGATGAAGCTCTCCGACGTACCGACCCCGGCCTTGCTCCTCAACCGCCCCGTACTCGAACGCAATTGCCGGATGATGGCCGAGCGGGCGACGCGCCTCGGGGTACAGCTGAGGCCGCACCTGAAGACGGCCAAGTCCGTCGAGGTGGCGAGGATCGCGACCCAGGGGCATTTCGGCGGGATCACGGTTTCAACGGTCGCCGAGGCACGTCATTTCGCGATGGCGGGCATCCTGGATCTCACGTACGCAGTGGGGATCACCCCATCCAAGCTTGTTCCGCTGGCTGCGATCCAGGCGGAAACGGGCGCAGCGATACAGATCATCCTGGACAGCGTCGAGGCCGCGGTTGGAGCAGGAGAGCAGGCCGTCCAGCTTGGAGCCGGGTTTGACGTGTTGATCGAGATCGACACGGGCGCGGGCCGGGCAGGAATCCGACCCGACGATGAACGAGCCATCCTGGCGGTGGCGGAAGCGATCGAACGCTCAGCGGTCCTTCGGCTGCGAGGCATCCTGACGCACGCAGGGCACGCCTACCATTGCCGGAGCGCTGAAGAAACGCGCGCCATCGCCGAGGCGGAACGTGACGGCTTGACCTTCGTGGCCGGACGGCTTGCCGCCGGCGGTTTTCGGTGCGACGCGGTGAGCCTCGGTTCAACGCCCACACTGGTTCACCACGCGGCGTCGCTTGACGGCATTACAGAGGTGCGTCCGGGCGTCTACACTTTTTTCGATCTCGATCAGTGGGCGCTCGGAACGTGCTCGCTCGACGATATCGCCGTTTCGGTGCTGGCCACCGTCATCGGCCATAACCGGAAGGCGGCACGCATCCTCGTTGACGCAGGCGCGCTGGCGTTATCAAAAGACGTCAGCGCGAGCGAGTTCCGCAACGACCTTGGCTTCGGCCTGGTCGTGCCCTCGGTCGAACAACGAAACGAGGCCGGGCTCGGAAACCTGCGCGTGGCCGAACTGTACCAGGAGCACGGCGCGATCGCGGCAGCCGAGGGTGAACAACTACCGTATAAAATGTTACCGGTCGGCGCAAAGGTACGTATTCTACCTCACCACGCCTGTCTGACCTGCGCCCCGTTTGATCGTTACCGCGTGATCGATGCACCCGCCGGACCGGTGACGGCAATCTGGCCCAAGATCACCGGCTGGTAAAAATGCCACAAATGCCACAAGCGGAGAAATGCCACAAATGGAAGAGCACTTGATCAGGGGCGCTCTTTCCCAGCACTACGCGGATGAGGGAAAATGCCAGAAGGGGAGCAATGCCCAAAGTGAACGTGCAATCGCGTCAGCAGATCCGTCATTTGTGGCATTTTTTCATTTGTGGCCTTCCAACCCGTGGCATTCCGATCAGGCGCTGCCGAAGTCCAGCATGGAGACCTGACGCCGGATCTGGCGGATCATCTGGCCGCGGATACTTTCGGCGGACCCGTTGCCGAGGCCGAGGGTATGCTCGACAAACAGGTTACAGACTTGCACCACCACCTCCCCACTGATCTGCCCGGCCGGTGCCTGCGCCTGCACGTACTGCTCGGGTTGAACCGGTTCGACGGGGAGGCCGGGCGGGGTCGGCTGGCCGGAGGGCTGACCCGCTTGGGGGGGCTGGGCCCCTTGCGAACCCGCTTGCGGGGGCTGGGCCCCTTGCGAACCCGCTTGCGGGGGCGGCGAAGGAGCCGGCTGCGTCGACGGTGGGGGAGCCGGCACCGGAGCCACGCGATTGATCAAATCATCAAACTTCTGGAGTGCGTCGTTCACGTCCGCGATGACCTGTCGGTTCGAACGGCCGGCGCTTTCCCCTCGATCACTCTGGGTTACGGTCTGAACGGCGCCGGTCAGTTCCCCCTCCAATTTTCCGATGTTCTGACGAATGCGCGCGTACAGTTCCCTGGCCTGGTTGTATTCCGGTGTCCCCGCGTGATAGTGCTGCTTTAGCCGGTGCGCCCCGGCAACGGTCTGCTTGATGGCGCCGGTAACCGGACCCAAGGTACGATCCAGCTGCGCGTGCAGGTCGGTCTCGCGATCGAGCTCTTTGGAAATATCCTGACTACTTTTAACCGTTGGATTCTTCGGGGTGGCCGGGGGGGCCGCGTGGAGCGCGAGCGCCCCTGTCCAAAGGCAGCAAACGCCTGCACAAGCGGCGAACAGCGATCCTTTGGAGAGTCGTCGAAATGCGTCGTTCTGCATCGCCATGAGCTGAAGGGTTGTGGGCTGGTTCCGGGGTGGGTCAAGAAACTGGTTTTCGAGCCGCTGCGACCTCCGGCTCGCGCCATGCGCGCGGGCCTGCCCGGCCGGCTCTACCGGACGTTGTTGCCGGCGGCCAGGCGTTTGAGCTTCCCGCCCAAAGCGGCTTTGGCTGCCGAATTCATCCGGTCAATGAAAAGGATGCCGTTAAGATGGTCAACCTCGTGTTGCACCGCTCGCGCCAGCAATCCTTCCGCTTCGAACTCAACCGGCGCACCGCTCAGGTCCAGAGCGCGTACCCGGATGTGGGCGGCGCGGGAAATGTCCGCGTTAATGTCCGGAAAGCTGAGGCAGCCCTCGGTACCGGTTTCCACCTCCCGGCTCAGTTCCACCTGAGGATTAATGAGGTACAACGGCATGTGGTCACCAGGTTGTACTTCCTGGCCGTTGACCCACATCCGGCTCGGCCGGGACGCCGCGTCACCGACGTCAATGACGGTCAACTGGGTTGCGACCCCGACCTGTTGCGCGGCCAACCCGACTCCGTTCGCCTCGCGCATGGTGTCGAGCATATCCGCCGCGAGCTGCCGGACCTCATCGTTGATTTCCCCGACCGGCTTGCCCTTGGTCCGCAAGACCGGGTCTCCGTAGATGACAATTTCCCGAATCACGTCTACTCCTTTGGCCTGGTGAGGGCGGGGACAGACTTTACACCCGCATCTTTGAACGTATCCAGAATCTTCACCATAAACCCAAACGGCACATCCGCATCCGCCTTCATGGCGATCGGCCGGTCCGCCCCCTTGCTTTGGAATTGCTGCAAAGCGCTTTTGAGTTCATCCAGGCTGCCGACGCTTTTGCCGTCGAACTGTATTTTCTCTTCCTTATCAACCTCGACAAACACCGGTTCGGCCGGCGTCTGGCTCTGAGTTGCGTTCTTGGATTCGGGCAACTTGATGGCGAGCTGGGTTTGGGCGGTTTTGAAGGTGGTGGTGACGATAAAGAAGATCAGCAGGATGGCAAAGATATCGATCAACGAAACGATGATGATCTGCGGGGACCGCTTACGCTTAACGTAAAACCTCATCGTGTTACCTCCTCCTCCAGGGAGGCCGGCGCTTCCTGCAGCAACCCGCCGGTGCGCCGGTGCTGGTAAATCTTTTCGACCAGCTCGGTAAGCAGGGCCTCCATTTCAACCGCGAGGCGCTCCACCCGGCGCGAAAAGTAGCTGAACGCGATCAACGCCGGGATCGCGATCGCCAGGCCGACGATGGTGGTACTGAGGGCCTCGCCGATGCCCGAGGCAATCCCTTTAAGATCGCTGGTCGACATGACGCCCGAGCCGATGTTGGAGAACACCCGGACCAGCCCGGAGACCGCACCGAGCAACCCGAGCAGCGGCGCGATGCCGACGACGATTTCGAGAATGAAAAGCCCGCTCTCCAGGCGCACGATCTCCTGGCGGGCGCGCGATTGCACAACCTCCATCGCCTCGGACTTGGCGCCGGCAGGAAACCGCATGGCCGCCGCAACGATTCGCGCCAGCGCCGATTCACCGTCCTGCGCCAACCGGCGGAGCTGTTCCGGGGATTCGCCCGGCTTGAAGTTGTTGATCTCGCGTTCAACCAACGGCGGGATCACCGATCGGCGGCGCAGGGCCCATGCCCGCAGGAGAATCACGGTCAGGGCAACGAAAGAGCAGGCCAGCAGGAGGCCCATGAAGACTCCCCCCTTGCGGAAGAAGTCAAACGCGTTCTCGAACAGGGCTAGGTAAAAAAACATCGCGGTTACATGAAGTTGAAGCTGAAGGTAAATTCAAGGCCGTCCTCCGGCACCAAAGGCGCGAGTTCGGCCGGCATCGGGGGTATCCTGGCGTCGATGATCGACTGGAGCGACGAATTGGCCAGGGTTGCATTGGAAGTATTGTTGAGAACGCGCGGATGGAGCACGCGCCCGTCCGGCGTCACTGAAAAGGCGATTTGCACGGTGCCGACGTTGATCAGGTCGGCACGGGCCTGGACGTAGTAATACCAGCGTGACCCGACCGCGTCCTCGACCGCTTTTTGAAATCGGCCCTGGGGCGTGCCGACAGCAGCCACGGAAGGTCTGCCTTGGGTCGAGAGGTTGCCTTCGAGCCGCCGAACGACCTGTTGGGGACGGTATGCCCCTTTGGGTATGGGGGGGACCGCTCGCTGCGGTCTCCGTGGCGCCGTTTCCGGGGGCGGCGTCGGGACCGGGGTTGAGTGGCGGCGGGCCACGGCCGGCGGTTCGCGCCGGGGCTGCGGTGTCGGGGTAGCGACCGGTTCCGGCGTTGCAAGCGGGGTGGCGACGGGTTCCGGCGTGGGGACCGGGGTGGACTCGGGACGGAGCATGGCCAACTCCTCGCGTTCCGGCGTCGGTTGCGGCGTGGGGGTGGGTTCCGGTGCCGGTTGCGGCGTGATGACCGGCGTGGCGGTGGCTTCCGGCGTCGGTTGCGGCGCCAGCGCCGCCACGGCCAGTTCCGGGGTGGCGGCCGGCTGCGGCGTGGCCACCGGCTCAGGGGTGGCAGCCGGTTGCGGCGTGGCCACCGGCTCCGGGGTGGAAAGCGGGGTGGCGACCGGTGACGGTGTCGGGGCCGGGGTGGAAAGCGGGGTGGCGACCGGTTCCGGCGCCGGCAAGGGCGTGGCGACCAGTTGCGGCGTTGAGAGCGGGGTGGCGACCGGTTTCGGGGTCGCCACTGGGGTAGCGACCGGTTCGGGGGTCGCCACCGGGGTAGCGACGGGCTCAGGCGTCGGAACCGGCGTCACGGCAGCGGTAGGTTCCGGCGTTGCCGCGGGCATGACGGTGGGTTGCGGCGCCGGCACGGCGGTGCTGGGCGCGGACGGCGCCGATGGGGGCTGGCTCAGCAGCGAGGCGAAGTCCCTGCCCTGCTGGTCGAGCGAATAGTTCTGATCGCGCAACGCCAAGTCCGGCAGTTCCTTCAGCTCCTTGCCGTCCACGGTAGGGAGGGGATCCTGGCCCTTTCCCTCGTGTTCCGTGGCGGCCGCCGTGTCTTTATCCGATTGAAACGGCGCGTCGTTGGGAGATTGGTCAGCCTTCTGATCGTCGTCCGTGCGGACGTACTGGCGTTCCGAGGCAGGGGGCGGAGGAACAGGAGGAGGCGAAGGAGAAGGCTGCTCGAGCAACGTCAATTCGGGCGGGGTCTCTTCTGGCTTCGGGGCGGAAGCGGGCACGGCGGAATCGGACCAGAGCGCGCCGGCCTGACTGACCAGCAAAATAATGATCACGTGTAGGATCAGAGACCCAGCAATCGCGATCGCTACCTTCTTCCTGTCCGACATCAGTTTTGAAAAAAACCCGTCAGGGTACGTCGGGTGCCCCGGACGCTCAAGCGCTAATACGGACCGCGAATGGAGTGGAATTTGGCACCTGTGGAAAAATCATCTCCTTAATTCGCGGCCCGTATGATCGAGACACCCGCGGGGAGCCGTTGAGGCGCAGTTCTATCCATCCATGGCGGCGAGATCAAGCCCCGTTTCGAGCGATAGTTCCGCCCCCTTATTTGGCCGCGACCACGGCATCGCCGTCCAGAATGCCCGTCACATCGTACCGCGAGATCTGGGCGCAATCGACCAGGTCCGCGCCTTTTCCGATTTTGACCAAGGCCCGCCCGTTGCGGGTATGGCGGAACCACTCGAGCATGTCATCCCCAACCCGCTCATAGAGGCTTCGGGCCATGATCGCCGCGTCCGATAACCCCGAATCGTCGGGCAACCGGGCAATCAGGGCGCCCGCGCCGATGGCATCTTCCAGGCTGAACTCGTCGCCGGTGCCGGCGCAAACCAGCAGCAACCGTTTTGGCCGGATCCGAAAAATCACGTCCGCCAAGGCGTCGAGGTTTACCAGGGCACCAATATAAACGCGGCTGGCGTGACTTACGCTCTTGATGGCGAACGTGCCGTTGGTGGTCGTCATCACCACGGTCCGGCCGGCAAGCTCGGCGAACTCGGCCGGCGAATTGCCGACGTCAAAACCTTCGATCGGCAAGCCGCCTCGTTCTCCGGCCAGAATCACGGAAGGGTCGTGTTGCTTGAGGGCCTGGGCTTCCTCGATGGTTGAGACCGGGATGATTTTCTTCACCTCATGGGCGAGGCCGGTCACGATCGACGACGTGGCGCGCAGGACGTCAAAAACGATCGCCGTGACGCCGTCGAGGTTCAGGGCGGCGAACCGGCGGATTTCGGTAGGTGAAAGCGCGACGTGAATCATCTTTCTTTTCGGTAAGTCAATCGCCAATGATGAAACAAGAATTGTTGCGCATAACCGGCATAGGGACCGAAAAACTGCTCTGAAAACGTCTGGACGGCAAGTTCGCCGGTGCGCTGCGGCCGATCGGGCAAGTACGTCCGGGACACGGCGCGGTGGATCCAGACGTCGACGGGCACGACCTCCAGCCGTTCATAGGCGAAGAGAAGGACGCAGTTGGCAATTTTAGGGCCAACCCCAGGTACGCGTTCCAACCGGGCGCGCGCTTCCGGCAGCGGTAACTCTTGGATCGCATCCAGGTCCAATTCGCCGTGCGCGACCATTTTGGCGGCAGCGAGAACGTTTTTCGCCCGAAACCCGAGTTTGCAGGCCCGCAGGGAATCGAGGGATGCCTGCGCCAGCACGGCGGGACGCGGGTAGGCGTGGAGTTCGAGATCGTCAAGGCGGAGGTGACGCCCGTACCGGTGGCGGATGGCGAGCGACACGGCGCGGATGTGCGGCACTTGCTTGAGGGCAGAGGTAAGAAACGTGGCGAGGCATTCCCACGCGGGTTGCCGGATGATGCGGATACCCCGGCTGAAATCGACGGCAGCCCGGAGAACTTCATCCTTGGGAAACGACGCGAGGATGTCCGCCATGGGATGGTCAAGGGCGAAATGGCGCCGCACCCGTGCACCCTGCCCGGCGGTGACCCAGAGTTCGGCGCCGCGCTGCTCGACGTAAACGGGAATCTCGCCAATCGTGCCGGCAAAACCCGAGCCATGCGCGGTCCAGTGGAAGACTTGACCCGAGTTAAGCGTCTTCTCCAGGTCGAAATCGGGTGCATCAACTTTTTCCAGAGCCGGGCCAGCAACGGACGGCATAGCGGCACTCAGGGGCTCAAACGCTGGATTTGCCAACCGCCGTCCGGGACAGGCAGATAGATAAAGCGATCATGGAGCCGGTTTTCTCTGCCCTGCCAGAATTCAAAACGGCAGGGGCGCACCCGGTAACCGCCCCAATTCTCAGGCGCGGGCGGATCCTGGCCGTACCGGGCCTGAGCCTCAGCCAATTGCCGTTCGAGCTGGCTGCGCCCGCTGACGACCTCGCTCTGCCGCGACGCCAGGGCGCCGTACCGGCTTCCGACGGGACGCCGCCGGAAATATGCCTCGGACTCTTCC is from Verrucomicrobiota bacterium and encodes:
- a CDS encoding FRG domain-containing protein; amino-acid sequence: MFLTIEPADWPAARELGASLHGWIFRGHANADDPLETTLYRAANRRTGPLPFLSEWEERILRQFQRRAHHYVTDLPRRKDRLEWLALIQHYGGPTRLLDFSYSFYVAAFFAMEKPKRREAAAVWAINHALLGQRIAAKLDHKWPSKNFDRMNLDHINWVNEFLARKRDPDPFVISVAPDRMNERLSIQQGLFLVPCDIATRFEQNLAATFELDPEALRKKEAAPWKGDRLPAETALLKIRLPQHLHTNALRDLHAMNVTSASLFPGLDGFTRSLYHELRLMSDR
- a CDS encoding alanine racemase translates to MKLSDVPTPALLLNRPVLERNCRMMAERATRLGVQLRPHLKTAKSVEVARIATQGHFGGITVSTVAEARHFAMAGILDLTYAVGITPSKLVPLAAIQAETGAAIQIILDSVEAAVGAGEQAVQLGAGFDVLIEIDTGAGRAGIRPDDERAILAVAEAIERSAVLRLRGILTHAGHAYHCRSAEETRAIAEAERDGLTFVAGRLAAGGFRCDAVSLGSTPTLVHHAASLDGITEVRPGVYTFFDLDQWALGTCSLDDIAVSVLATVIGHNRKAARILVDAGALALSKDVSASEFRNDLGFGLVVPSVEQRNEAGLGNLRVAELYQEHGAIAAAEGEQLPYKMLPVGAKVRILPHHACLTCAPFDRYRVIDAPAGPVTAIWPKITGW
- the def gene encoding peptide deformylase translates to MIREIVIYGDPVLRTKGKPVGEINDEVRQLAADMLDTMREANGVGLAAQQVGVATQLTVIDVGDAASRPSRMWVNGQEVQPGDHMPLYLINPQVELSREVETGTEGCLSFPDINADISRAAHIRVRALDLSGAPVEFEAEGLLARAVQHEVDHLNGILFIDRMNSAAKAALGGKLKRLAAGNNVR
- a CDS encoding biopolymer transporter ExbD, which encodes MRFYVKRKRSPQIIIVSLIDIFAILLIFFIVTTTFKTAQTQLAIKLPESKNATQSQTPAEPVFVEVDKEEKIQFDGKSVGSLDELKSALQQFQSKGADRPIAMKADADVPFGFMVKILDTFKDAGVKSVPALTRPKE
- a CDS encoding MotA/TolQ/ExbB proton channel family protein, with amino-acid sequence MFFYLALFENAFDFFRKGGVFMGLLLACSFVALTVILLRAWALRRRSVIPPLVEREINNFKPGESPEQLRRLAQDGESALARIVAAAMRFPAGAKSEAMEVVQSRARQEIVRLESGLFILEIVVGIAPLLGLLGAVSGLVRVFSNIGSGVMSTSDLKGIASGIGEALSTTIVGLAIAIPALIAFSYFSRRVERLAVEMEALLTELVEKIYQHRRTGGLLQEAPASLEEEVTR
- a CDS encoding 2-phosphosulfolactate phosphatase, with amino-acid sequence MIHVALSPTEIRRFAALNLDGVTAIVFDVLRATSSIVTGLAHEVKKIIPVSTIEEAQALKQHDPSVILAGERGGLPIEGFDVGNSPAEFAELAGRTVVMTTTNGTFAIKSVSHASRVYIGALVNLDALADVIFRIRPKRLLLVCAGTGDEFSLEDAIGAGALIARLPDDSGLSDAAIMARSLYERVGDDMLEWFRHTRNGRALVKIGKGADLVDCAQISRYDVTGILDGDAVVAAK